The following are encoded together in the Pygocentrus nattereri isolate fPygNat1 chromosome 15, fPygNat1.pri, whole genome shotgun sequence genome:
- the dhodh gene encoding dihydroorotate dehydrogenase (quinone), mitochondrial, whose amino-acid sequence MAAQLKERLKDAVKILGCGSALFLGYLTVSGDERFYASALMPVLQKLIGAETAHVMAVRLLSLGLVPRNRYQDPASLEVNVMGQRFRNPVGIAAGFDKHGEAVDALYRLGFGFVEVGTVTPKPQEGNPKPRVFRLEADQAVINRYGFNSCGLLAVQERLKARACVQSELTRAGTPLGINLGKNKLSTDAAADYLEGVRTLGPLADYLVVNVSSPNTPGLRNLQGKEELRHLLEKVLKERDSLKGTNRPPVMVKIAPDLSQQDKQDIAEVITELGLDGLIVSNTTVSRPETLQDPKKNETGGLSGQPLKELSTCMVWEMYTLTKGKVPIIGVGGVASGQDALDKIRAGASLVQLYTALVYQGPPVVNKIKRELHELLMEQGFTSVSEAVGADHRTSEGATLLRDPQKDCAHHKAKSAAVSVS is encoded by the exons ATGGCGGCGCAGCTGAAG GAGCGGCTGAAGGATGCAGTAAAGATTTTGGGATGTGGCAGTGCTCTGTTCCTGGGTTACCTCACTGTGTCTGGAGATGAACGGTTCTACGCTAGCGCCCTCATGCCTGTCCTGCAGAAGCTGATAGGAGCAGAAACAGCTCATGTGATGGCTGTGCGGCTTCTCAGTCTCGGCCTGGTGCCCAGAAACCGCTACCAGGACCCTGCCTCACTG GAGGTGAATGTGATGGGTCAAAGATTTAGAAACCCTGTTGGGATCGCGGCAGGCTTTGACAAGCACGGGGAGGCAGTGGACGCTCTATACCGGTTGGGATTTGGCTTTGTGGAAGTGGGAACAGTCACCCCTAAGCCGCAAGAGGGAAACCCCAAGCCTCGTGTGTTTAGACTTGAAGCTGATCAGGCAGTCATTAACAG ataCGGGTTTAACAGTTGTGGCCTGTTAGCCGTTCAGGAGAGATTAAAAGCCAGAGCATGTGTTCAGTCGGAACTCACAAGAG CAGGCACACCTCTTGGTATCAACCTAGGTAAAAACAAGCTGTCCACTGACGCAGCAGCTGATTACCTGGAGGGCGTGCGGACTCTCGGCCCCCTCGCTGATTACCTGGTGGTGAATGTTAGCAGCCCCAACACTCCTGGCCTCCGAAACTTGCAGGGCAAAGAAGAACTGCGCCATCTTCTGGAGAAG GTACTGAAAGAGCGCGACTCTCTGAAAGGGACGAACCGGCCGCCAGTGATGGTGAAGATTGCTCCTGATCTTTCGCAGCAGGACAAACAGGACATTGCTGAGGTCATCACAGAG CTTGGCTTGGATGGCTTAATAGTCTCCAACACCACTGTGTCCAGACCTGAGACCCTGCAGGACCCCAAAAAGAATGAGACTGGCGGGCTCAGTGGTCAGCCTCTCAAAGAGCTGTCTACTTGCATGGTGTGGGAGATGTATACCTTGACGAAAG GGAAGGTGCCCATTATTGGAGTGGGTGGAGTAGCCAGTGGTCAGGATGCCCTGGATAAGATCCGTGCCGGAGCCTCACTAGTTCAACTCTACACAGCGCTGGTGTACCAGGGGCCTCCTGTCGTCAACAAGATCAAAAGGGAACTACATGAGCTTTTAAT gGAGCAAGGATTCACTAGTGTATCAGAAGCAGTGGGTGCTGACCACAGAACTTCTGAAGGTGCGACACTATTGCGTGATCCTCAGAAGGACTGTGCTCATCACAAGGCCAAATCTGCAGCAGTTTCAGTGAGCTAG